The following are encoded together in the Planctomycetota bacterium genome:
- a CDS encoding choice-of-anchor B family protein, with amino-acid sequence MSLIALATAAVIAPIMMALAHEGDLKARDWEPPIFGPAWRLDDEPTKTTSAAMAFNANGIRLMSWFPCNTFDPSNTSGNDVWGYVSPSGREYALMGLSNGTGFVEVTNPGSASIVSFKTGPTSMWRNLKTYKTYAYAVSEGGGGIQVFDLSQIDNGIVTELPSVTTGGATATHTMIINTQTGYLYRMGGSTNGIRVYNLEPNPASPAYVSAWNPKYTHDGVVYHWTTGPYAGKEIFFACGGTNGGNTNTGLDILDITNKASITVIGRFTYSQAAFCHQVWLSEDRQYAYINDELDEDNFGVNSRGIIVNISNLAAPVSAGTYTTGVTSIDHNEYVKGNLLHCSNYTSGIRLFDISTPSTPVQVAWFDTYPNDDASPASTFNGLWSNYPYLPSGIILGSDIERGLFVWKIGQEPATVSYPEGQPAYFNPTGQRVAVQVATTAGYTVTPGGVVLTTTVGANSTATTMLPEGGGLYAVNSPPTPCGEPVSWSISVTTNDPVDLHDPLAGSYSATSALGTQVTVDQTFEANATGWVIGGTADGTVATSGIWVWADPVGTSAQPENDHTTSGVKCFVTGNATAGAGDGTNDIDGGQTTLTSPLLSVSGLTDPYVSYWRWYSNDKGAGPNEDNMPIYISGNNGANWVLLESVTENANDWVQKQFRVADFVTVTAAGIKLKFVARDIINGSLVEAAIDDVSVFALQCPELDPADLNGDGVVDGSDMGLLLLDFGPCPGCVSDLDGSGEVDGGDVGLMLLSYQ; translated from the coding sequence ATGTCCCTGATCGCCCTCGCCACCGCCGCTGTGATCGCTCCCATCATGATGGCGCTCGCCCACGAGGGCGACCTCAAGGCGCGCGACTGGGAGCCGCCGATCTTCGGGCCGGCCTGGCGCCTCGACGACGAGCCGACCAAGACCACCAGCGCCGCCATGGCATTCAATGCCAACGGCATCCGACTGATGTCCTGGTTTCCCTGCAATACCTTTGATCCCTCCAACACCAGCGGCAACGACGTGTGGGGATACGTCAGCCCCTCGGGCCGCGAGTACGCGCTCATGGGTCTCTCCAACGGCACGGGCTTCGTCGAGGTCACCAATCCCGGATCGGCGAGCATCGTGTCGTTCAAGACCGGCCCCACCAGCATGTGGAGGAATCTCAAGACCTACAAGACCTATGCCTATGCGGTGAGCGAGGGCGGCGGCGGCATCCAGGTCTTCGACCTTTCGCAGATCGACAACGGCATCGTGACCGAGCTGCCCAGCGTGACCACCGGCGGCGCCACCGCCACGCACACCATGATCATCAACACGCAGACCGGCTACCTCTATCGCATGGGCGGCAGCACCAACGGCATTCGCGTCTACAACCTCGAGCCGAATCCCGCGTCGCCGGCCTACGTCTCCGCCTGGAATCCGAAGTACACCCACGACGGCGTGGTCTACCACTGGACCACCGGTCCCTACGCCGGCAAGGAAATTTTCTTCGCCTGCGGCGGCACCAACGGCGGCAACACCAACACCGGCCTGGACATCCTCGACATCACCAACAAGGCCAGCATCACCGTCATCGGCCGCTTCACCTATTCTCAGGCGGCCTTCTGCCACCAGGTCTGGCTGAGCGAGGACCGCCAGTACGCCTACATCAACGACGAGCTCGACGAGGACAACTTCGGCGTGAACAGCCGTGGCATCATCGTCAACATCAGCAACCTCGCGGCGCCGGTCAGCGCCGGCACCTACACGACCGGCGTGACGTCGATCGACCACAACGAGTACGTGAAGGGCAACCTGCTGCACTGCTCCAACTACACCAGCGGCATCCGCCTCTTCGACATCAGCACGCCCAGCACTCCTGTGCAGGTCGCCTGGTTCGACACCTACCCCAACGACGATGCCTCGCCCGCGTCGACCTTCAACGGTTTGTGGAGCAACTATCCCTACCTGCCTTCCGGCATCATCCTCGGCTCGGACATCGAGCGTGGATTGTTTGTGTGGAAGATTGGTCAGGAGCCCGCCACGGTCTCCTATCCGGAAGGCCAGCCAGCCTACTTCAATCCCACGGGCCAGCGCGTCGCCGTGCAAGTCGCCACCACCGCCGGATACACGGTGACCCCGGGCGGCGTGGTGCTCACCACCACCGTCGGCGCCAACTCCACTGCAACCACGATGCTGCCCGAGGGCGGCGGCCTCTACGCGGTGAATTCGCCGCCGACACCCTGCGGCGAGCCCGTCTCCTGGAGCATCTCGGTCACCACCAACGATCCCGTGGATCTTCACGATCCGCTCGCGGGCAGTTACAGCGCCACCTCGGCGCTTGGAACGCAAGTGACGGTCGATCAAACGTTCGAAGCCAATGCGACCGGTTGGGTCATCGGCGGAACCGCCGATGGAACCGTGGCCACCAGCGGCATCTGGGTCTGGGCCGATCCGGTCGGCACCAGCGCGCAGCCCGAGAATGACCACACCACTTCCGGCGTCAAGTGCTTTGTCACCGGCAACGCCACCGCGGGCGCCGGCGATGGAACCAACGACATCGACGGCGGACAGACCACGCTCACCAGTCCGCTTCTCTCCGTGTCGGGCTTGACCGACCCCTATGTCTCCTACTGGCGCTGGTACTCCAACGACAAGGGCGCCGGGCCCAATGAGGACAACATGCCGATCTACATCTCCGGCAACAACGGGGCCAACTGGGTGCTGCTCGAATCGGTCACCGAGAATGCCAACGACTGGGTGCAGAAGCAGTTCCGCGTGGCCGACTTTGTCACCGTCACCGCGGCGGGCATCAAGCTGAAGTTCGTGGCCCGCGACATCATCAACGGCTCGCTGGTCGAGGCCGCGATCGACGACGTTTCGGTCTTCGCCCTGCAATGTCCGGAGCTCGATCCCGCCGACCTCAACGGCGACGGCGTCGTGGATGGAAGCGACATGGGCCTGCTGCTGCTGGACTTCGGTCCCTGCCCAGGCTGCGTCTCCGATCTGGATGGCTCGGGCGAGGTCGACGGTGGCGATGTCGGGCTCATGCTGCTGAGTTATCAATGA
- a CDS encoding methylamine utilization protein, whose translation MRSRSIFLALVLFTQVRCAAPVVLSSREKQQLLTLSPLPPPPPDPTNRWSDDPKAAALGHDLFFSANLSRDGTVSCSTCHKPGMNFTDGLDVAVGLGKGTRHTPGLLNVAHQKWLTWDGRADSLWSQALHPFETPSEMGLTRAEVMERIAADPLLHGKYRSVFGPFPASDQPHEIDKAFAQVGKAIAAYERMLRSDPAPFDRWIERVRAGNDGPTQDFGVDAIRGAKLFVGRARCFDCHNGPTFSDGQFHFIGAPLADDALPTDRGRIDGVARLRQDPFNAAGTWSDDPSGARARVTLATEANPEQWGQFRTPSLRQIDRTAPYMHQGQMKSLEEVIRFYSTLEGAALLDHHSESVLRRLDLSPQETADLIAFLHGLTGDYNSNPPITVPTTRSP comes from the coding sequence ATGAGATCTCGTTCCATCTTTCTGGCGCTTGTGCTCTTCACTCAAGTCCGATGCGCCGCGCCCGTGGTGCTGAGTTCTCGCGAGAAGCAGCAGCTCCTCACGCTCTCGCCGCTTCCGCCGCCGCCACCCGATCCGACCAATCGCTGGTCCGACGATCCGAAAGCCGCGGCTCTTGGACATGACCTGTTCTTCTCCGCCAACCTCAGTCGCGACGGCACCGTCTCCTGTTCCACTTGTCACAAGCCGGGCATGAACTTCACCGATGGGCTCGATGTCGCCGTGGGTCTCGGCAAGGGCACGCGGCACACGCCGGGATTGCTCAACGTCGCCCATCAGAAGTGGCTGACCTGGGACGGACGCGCGGATTCCCTGTGGAGCCAGGCGCTGCATCCCTTCGAGACGCCCAGCGAAATGGGTCTGACCCGCGCCGAGGTGATGGAGCGGATTGCCGCGGATCCGCTGCTCCACGGCAAATATCGCAGTGTCTTCGGTCCCTTTCCCGCGTCGGACCAACCTCACGAGATCGACAAGGCCTTCGCCCAGGTCGGCAAGGCGATTGCCGCCTACGAGCGGATGCTGCGCAGCGACCCGGCGCCGTTCGACCGTTGGATCGAGAGGGTCCGCGCCGGCAACGACGGACCCACGCAGGATTTCGGCGTGGATGCGATCCGCGGCGCCAAGCTCTTCGTCGGCCGGGCCCGGTGCTTCGACTGCCACAACGGTCCCACCTTCAGCGACGGGCAGTTTCACTTCATCGGCGCGCCGCTGGCGGACGACGCGCTGCCCACCGATCGCGGCCGCATCGACGGCGTGGCCCGCCTGCGCCAGGATCCCTTCAACGCCGCCGGCACATGGAGCGACGACCCTTCCGGCGCGCGGGCCCGCGTGACGCTGGCCACCGAGGCGAACCCGGAGCAGTGGGGGCAATTCCGCACGCCGAGCCTGCGGCAGATCGATCGAACCGCGCCCTACATGCACCAGGGTCAGATGAAGTCGCTCGAGGAAGTCATCCGCTTCTACAGCACGCTCGAAGGGGCGGCTCTGCTGGACCACCACTCGGAGTCGGTGCTGCGGCGGCTGGACTTATCGCCCCAGGAAACCGCGGACTTGATTGCCTTTTTGCATGGATTGACCGGGGATTACAATTCAAATCCGCCGATCACCGTTCCGACGACGCGAAGTCCCTGA
- a CDS encoding FixH family protein, whose product MRIPLLAFLLTLMLSSALRAGEAYVHEGTVEKIAEAKGVRFDGDGTLLIAAGRRGVIRVDLTSPGAMSTTSVSDQPCELLSSGPIALASDGIALRSLDKSAPIPQSVPANATSIASNDKEIAWCLRDQDAVFRMPLGNGEPTPVVIKQGGWLAPEALAFAPDGSLWVADTGHSRVVCLAADGSSFATGERGFFPGQFIEPYSIAFDAGGPLVSDRLGHRITRLDWKGALRDVFGLHALRPREGKGKIHYPTAIAIDAKTGRVAVCEGFERRVQVFRPLRAGEQPPVRPPMPSREGVSSHFGVDVSSCSSLVAAWEPESGTVVLWDTRSDPPIYVSTLGGNGDKPGRFIRPVSVQTDADGMGVWVLDALVDRVEHWRLKRDLSRELAFDAFMAVLDESIDLVQVRKECSLSKSRPVDLIFKAGSPQTSQTRGAGVVFASGDIAWVTTNGETSLCDARPRAADLRGKVIASAFDADANEILLLWPGAIERRSPKGASVMTLPESIRSPQGIAAGLDGHVYVSDSADDALIELDPQGKVIRTFGLPPRAPEKFFDGIEAAKNGSLWLPAGVDTGDGKSVYVVDYGNHRLQRFGRDGSWQASFTLSKSRAANPSPQPGMPDAAVEAKAQADRASWIALLKAGHGSFNLQSGGTMTWKAVEPIARAEPFALEVTAVDADGKPLEGYELRCDAEMPQHNHGMNVVPKVTQVSPGHWRAEPLLFHMPGRWELIFDLKKDGRVRRNQATLELE is encoded by the coding sequence ATGCGGATTCCCTTGCTCGCCTTCCTGCTCACGCTGATGCTTTCGAGTGCACTCCGCGCCGGCGAGGCCTACGTCCACGAGGGAACGGTCGAAAAAATCGCCGAAGCCAAAGGCGTCCGCTTTGACGGCGATGGGACGCTGCTCATCGCCGCAGGTCGTCGCGGTGTCATCCGCGTCGATTTGACTTCGCCCGGGGCCATGTCGACAACGAGCGTGTCCGACCAGCCCTGCGAATTGCTTTCAAGCGGGCCGATTGCCCTGGCATCGGATGGCATCGCGCTTCGAAGCCTGGACAAAAGTGCGCCGATTCCGCAAAGCGTGCCCGCCAATGCCACTTCCATCGCTTCGAACGACAAGGAAATCGCCTGGTGTCTGCGCGACCAGGACGCGGTCTTCCGCATGCCGCTGGGCAATGGCGAACCGACGCCGGTGGTCATCAAGCAGGGTGGATGGCTCGCTCCCGAAGCTCTGGCCTTCGCGCCGGATGGTTCGTTGTGGGTCGCAGACACGGGCCACAGCCGCGTGGTCTGCCTCGCCGCTGATGGATCTTCCTTCGCTACCGGCGAGCGCGGATTCTTCCCCGGCCAGTTCATCGAGCCCTACAGCATTGCCTTCGACGCGGGCGGACCGCTGGTGAGCGACCGTCTCGGCCACCGGATCACGCGACTGGACTGGAAGGGGGCGCTGCGCGATGTCTTCGGCTTGCACGCTCTGCGGCCGCGTGAAGGCAAGGGCAAGATCCACTACCCGACCGCGATCGCCATCGACGCCAAGACAGGGCGCGTCGCGGTGTGCGAGGGCTTCGAGCGGCGCGTGCAGGTCTTTCGTCCGCTGCGCGCCGGAGAGCAGCCGCCGGTGCGGCCGCCAATGCCCAGCCGCGAGGGCGTGAGCAGTCATTTCGGCGTCGATGTCTCCTCCTGCTCCAGCCTGGTGGCGGCGTGGGAGCCCGAGAGCGGAACGGTGGTGCTCTGGGACACGCGAAGCGATCCCCCGATCTATGTTTCGACGCTCGGAGGCAACGGCGACAAGCCCGGCCGCTTCATTCGTCCGGTGTCGGTGCAGACGGACGCCGACGGCATGGGCGTCTGGGTGCTGGACGCGCTGGTCGACCGCGTGGAGCACTGGCGTCTGAAGCGCGACCTCTCCCGGGAGCTGGCCTTCGACGCCTTCATGGCCGTGCTCGACGAATCCATCGATCTCGTCCAAGTGCGAAAGGAGTGCTCACTTTCAAAGAGCCGTCCCGTGGATCTCATTTTCAAGGCGGGTTCGCCCCAAACTTCGCAGACGAGGGGAGCGGGTGTCGTCTTCGCCAGCGGCGACATCGCGTGGGTCACGACCAACGGCGAGACATCCCTTTGCGATGCGCGGCCGCGCGCGGCTGACCTTCGCGGCAAGGTCATCGCGTCGGCCTTTGATGCGGACGCCAACGAAATTCTTCTGCTCTGGCCCGGCGCCATCGAGCGGCGGAGCCCGAAGGGCGCGTCGGTCATGACGCTGCCCGAGAGCATTCGCTCGCCGCAGGGGATCGCCGCGGGCCTCGATGGCCATGTCTATGTCAGCGACTCGGCCGACGACGCGCTGATTGAACTGGATCCGCAGGGAAAGGTGATCCGCACCTTCGGCCTGCCGCCGCGCGCTCCGGAGAAATTCTTCGACGGCATCGAGGCCGCCAAGAATGGCTCGCTCTGGCTTCCCGCCGGCGTCGACACCGGCGACGGCAAATCGGTTTATGTGGTCGACTATGGAAACCATCGACTGCAGCGATTCGGTCGCGATGGCTCCTGGCAGGCTTCCTTCACGCTCAGCAAGAGCCGCGCCGCGAATCCATCCCCGCAACCCGGCATGCCTGATGCTGCGGTGGAAGCCAAGGCTCAGGCGGATCGAGCTTCATGGATCGCGCTGCTCAAGGCGGGCCATGGATCATTCAACCTGCAATCCGGCGGCACCATGACCTGGAAGGCGGTGGAGCCCATCGCGCGGGCGGAGCCTTTCGCGCTGGAAGTCACCGCGGTCGACGCCGATGGCAAGCCGCTTGAAGGCTACGAGCTTCGCTGCGACGCCGAGATGCCCCAGCACAACCATGGCATGAATGTCGTTCCCAAAGTGACCCAGGTTTCTCCAGGGCATTGGCGCGCCGAACCGTTGTTGTTCCACATGCCGGGCCGTTGGGAATTGATCTTCGACCTCAAGAAGGACGGGCGGGTGCGCCGCAACCAGGCCACGCTCGAACTGGAATGA
- a CDS encoding sodium:proton antiporter, producing MRRRRVSWTTVWTTVAAILVVGLLLYGAAGSLDARMHTLTAENSQHAITQVCSNWLVGCLPFAALLLAIAVFPAIPFLEHWWERNTSKLLVSSLMGLVAMVWLERAVGDTAFMLTALMHGLHEYVPFIILLLSLFVIAGGISLGGKFVATPYMNTAILAVGAVLANLLGTTGASMLLIRPLLSANSHRTCRTHTVVFFIFLVSNCGGLLLPIGDPPLFLGYLRGVPFEWTLTLWKPWLFVNGLILAVFYAVDLRRWKQEGFHGHRESAAPGRRLTVHGESNAILLILAVLAVATIAPGKPLPFLEATAPEFLREGVLLLLTGLSCVITPMRVRKLQGFSFGPILEVAAIFSGLFIAMQIPMMVLGAKGGELGIETPLSFFWITGALSSALDNAPTYVVFLEVARSQTPQHLAEGTLALVGGEFVRSNLLAAISCGAVFMGAMTYIGNGPNLMVRAIAAKEGVVMPSFFRYMLWSCGVLLPIFAAAGYLFLR from the coding sequence ATGCGTCGCCGACGAGTCTCATGGACGACCGTCTGGACGACCGTCGCCGCCATCCTGGTCGTTGGACTCCTCTTGTATGGCGCGGCTGGCAGCCTGGACGCGCGCATGCACACTCTGACCGCCGAGAACTCGCAGCACGCCATCACCCAGGTCTGTTCGAACTGGCTCGTGGGGTGCCTGCCCTTCGCGGCGCTCCTGCTGGCCATTGCGGTCTTCCCCGCGATCCCTTTCCTGGAGCACTGGTGGGAGCGCAACACCAGCAAGCTGCTGGTGAGCAGCCTCATGGGTTTGGTGGCGATGGTGTGGCTTGAACGCGCGGTGGGGGACACGGCCTTCATGCTCACCGCGCTGATGCATGGATTGCACGAATATGTTCCCTTCATCATTCTGCTGCTGAGTTTGTTCGTGATCGCCGGCGGCATCTCCCTCGGCGGGAAATTCGTCGCCACGCCCTACATGAACACGGCGATCCTGGCGGTCGGCGCGGTGCTGGCCAACCTGCTGGGCACCACCGGCGCCAGCATGCTGCTGATCCGGCCGCTGCTTTCGGCGAATTCCCACCGAACATGCCGCACGCACACGGTGGTCTTCTTCATCTTCCTGGTCAGCAATTGCGGCGGACTGCTTTTGCCGATCGGCGATCCCCCGCTTTTCCTGGGCTACCTGCGCGGCGTCCCCTTCGAATGGACCCTGACCCTGTGGAAACCCTGGCTCTTCGTCAACGGCCTGATCCTGGCCGTGTTCTACGCGGTGGATCTGCGCCGCTGGAAGCAGGAGGGATTCCACGGGCACCGCGAAAGCGCGGCGCCGGGACGCCGCCTCACCGTTCACGGCGAATCCAACGCCATCCTGTTGATTCTTGCGGTTCTCGCGGTGGCCACGATCGCGCCGGGCAAGCCCCTGCCCTTCCTTGAGGCAACCGCGCCGGAATTCCTGCGCGAAGGCGTGCTGCTGCTGCTGACGGGATTGAGCTGCGTGATCACGCCGATGAGAGTGCGCAAGCTGCAGGGATTTTCCTTTGGCCCCATTCTCGAGGTCGCCGCGATCTTCTCCGGCCTCTTCATCGCGATGCAGATTCCGATGATGGTGCTGGGCGCCAAGGGCGGGGAACTCGGCATCGAAACGCCGCTCTCATTCTTCTGGATCACCGGCGCGCTCTCCAGCGCGCTGGACAACGCCCCCACCTACGTCGTCTTCCTGGAGGTGGCGCGGAGCCAGACCCCGCAGCACCTCGCGGAGGGAACGCTGGCCCTGGTCGGCGGCGAATTCGTGCGGAGCAATCTGCTGGCGGCCATCTCCTGCGGCGCGGTTTTCATGGGGGCCATGACCTACATCGGCAATGGTCCCAACCTCATGGTGAGGGCGATCGCGGCGAAGGAGGGCGTGGTCATGCCATCGTTCTTCCGCTACATGCTTTGGTCCTGCGGCGTGCTGCTGCCGATCTTTGCGGCCGCGGGTTACTTGTTCCTGCGCTGA
- the thiS gene encoding sulfur carrier protein ThiS — MEIHVNGEARTCESVRTVAELLHHLGRGGAPCAVEVNQKLVPKSQHPAHPLKDGDRVELVTLVGGG, encoded by the coding sequence ATCGAGATCCACGTCAACGGCGAAGCCCGAACCTGCGAATCCGTGCGCACGGTCGCGGAGCTGCTGCACCACCTGGGGCGCGGCGGTGCGCCGTGCGCCGTGGAGGTGAACCAGAAGCTGGTTCCCAAGTCACAGCATCCCGCGCACCCGCTGAAGGATGGCGACCGCGTGGAGCTGGTGACGCTGGTCGGCGGAGGTTGA
- a CDS encoding thiazole synthase → MSGTLDQLTDVAPSPLQVGSFTLRSRLVVGTGKYKDFEQMRLAIEAGGADAVTVAVRRERLYDKEGRSLLDALPLNRLSILPNTAGCFTAADAVRVARLGRDLLEQLGNPGQRWVKLEVLGDKSTLLPDPVGTLEACAELVKDGFEVLCYSSDDPIAAVRLRDAGATSVMPAGSPIGSGRGIANREAILILIDLLKNPAHGGSASYPVIVDAGVGTPSDVTLAMELGADGVLLNTGIAHAADPVQMARAMRLALEAGYFGFRSGRIPRKLLGTASSPWSGTITHIPGE, encoded by the coding sequence ATGAGCGGAACCCTGGATCAACTCACCGACGTCGCTCCTTCGCCGCTGCAGGTGGGAAGTTTCACGCTGCGCTCGCGTCTGGTGGTGGGCACCGGCAAGTACAAGGATTTCGAGCAGATGCGCCTGGCCATCGAGGCCGGCGGCGCCGACGCGGTCACGGTCGCGGTGCGCCGCGAGCGCCTCTACGACAAGGAGGGGCGCTCGCTTCTTGATGCATTGCCGCTGAACCGCCTCTCGATTCTGCCCAACACCGCGGGGTGCTTCACCGCCGCGGACGCAGTGCGGGTGGCGCGACTGGGCCGCGATCTGCTGGAGCAACTGGGCAATCCCGGGCAGCGCTGGGTCAAGCTCGAGGTGTTGGGTGACAAGTCGACGCTGCTGCCGGATCCGGTGGGCACACTCGAAGCCTGCGCCGAGCTGGTCAAGGATGGCTTCGAGGTGCTCTGCTACTCGAGCGACGATCCAATCGCCGCTGTACGGCTGCGCGACGCCGGGGCCACCAGCGTGATGCCGGCGGGAAGCCCGATCGGCTCGGGCCGCGGCATCGCCAACCGCGAGGCGATCCTGATCCTGATCGACCTGCTGAAGAACCCGGCGCATGGCGGCAGCGCCAGCTATCCGGTGATCGTCGACGCGGGCGTGGGCACGCCAAGCGACGTCACCCTGGCGATGGAGCTTGGTGCCGACGGCGTGCTGCTGAACACCGGCATCGCCCACGCGGCGGATCCGGTTCAGATGGCGCGAGCCATGCGGCTGGCGCTGGAGGCGGGCTATTTCGGCTTCCGTTCCGGCCGCATACCGCGGAAATTGCTGGGCACCGCCAGCAGTCCCTGGTCGGGAACGATCACGCACATTCCCGGAGAGTGA
- a CDS encoding aminotransferase class I/II-fold pyridoxal phosphate-dependent enzyme, with protein sequence MIDRLLSARSRSVDSSGIRKVFDLGMKMPNPINLSIGQPDFPVPDEMKEAAIAAIRENKNGYTVTQGIPQLLSTIRARLAEDFGWAEGDPDTSVVVTNGTSGGILLALMALLDPGDEFISPDPYFVMYPQVGKMLSANCVLCDTYPDFRMTAQRVEPLITPRTKAVLLNSPSNPCGAVLTGKEVADLVDLCKRRGVLLISDEIYDEICYPEARENGVCPSPGRLTRDCLVIRGFGKSYGCTGWRLGYAAGPTRLIQEISKLQQSTFVCAPSPFQWGVLPAFDQDLSPVLAEYEARRQMVLDAFEGVAKVVRPGGAFYAFVEVPPRLKMTASQFVEQSIAQRVLVIPGGVFSKRDTHFRLSYAVSRTKLAEGLGILRGLMTDAAKPVAQTK encoded by the coding sequence ATGATTGACCGACTTCTCTCAGCTCGAAGTCGCTCGGTCGATTCCTCGGGCATCCGCAAGGTGTTCGACCTGGGCATGAAGATGCCCAACCCGATCAACCTCTCCATCGGTCAGCCGGATTTTCCCGTGCCCGACGAGATGAAGGAAGCGGCCATCGCCGCCATCCGCGAGAACAAGAACGGCTACACCGTCACCCAGGGGATCCCGCAGCTGCTTTCGACCATCCGGGCACGACTCGCCGAGGATTTCGGCTGGGCGGAGGGGGATCCCGACACTTCCGTCGTGGTCACCAACGGCACCAGCGGCGGCATTCTGCTGGCGCTGATGGCGCTGCTGGATCCCGGCGACGAGTTCATCTCACCCGATCCCTATTTCGTGATGTATCCGCAGGTCGGCAAGATGCTCAGCGCCAACTGCGTCCTCTGCGACACCTACCCCGACTTCCGCATGACCGCGCAGCGCGTGGAGCCGCTGATCACGCCGCGCACCAAGGCGGTGCTGCTCAACAGCCCGAGCAATCCCTGCGGCGCGGTGCTCACCGGCAAGGAGGTCGCCGATCTGGTGGACCTCTGCAAGCGCCGCGGCGTGCTGCTGATCTCGGACGAGATCTACGACGAGATCTGCTATCCCGAGGCGCGCGAGAATGGCGTCTGCCCCTCGCCGGGGCGCCTGACCCGCGACTGCCTGGTGATTCGCGGCTTCGGAAAATCCTACGGCTGCACCGGCTGGCGTCTGGGCTACGCGGCGGGACCCACGCGGCTGATCCAGGAAATCTCCAAGCTGCAGCAGAGCACCTTCGTCTGCGCGCCCTCGCCCTTTCAATGGGGCGTGCTGCCGGCATTCGACCAGGATCTCTCGCCCGTGCTCGCCGAGTATGAGGCGCGCCGCCAGATGGTGCTCGACGCCTTCGAAGGCGTGGCCAAGGTGGTGCGCCCGGGCGGAGCGTTCTACGCCTTTGTGGAGGTGCCGCCGCGATTGAAGATGACGGCGTCGCAATTCGTCGAGCAGTCGATTGCGCAGCGGGTGCTGGTGATCCCCGGCGGCGTCTTCAGCAAGCGCGACACGCACTTCCGATTGAGCTACGCGGTGTCGCGCACCAAGCTGGCCGAGGGGTTGGGCATTCTGCGCGGGCTCATGACCGATGCGGCCAAGCCCGTGGCTCAGACCAAGTGA
- a CDS encoding small basic protein: MSIHPSLKTKSGALNQHRNVLTRAERIARLTLEGRFDVEQKSVLGTVKVRSIKATVSKKPKKEAVAGAEGDAAAAAPGAKPAAGAKPAAGAKAAAPAAGAKPAAGAKAAAPAGKK; this comes from the coding sequence ATGAGCATTCATCCAAGTCTGAAGACCAAGTCCGGCGCCTTGAACCAGCATCGCAACGTGCTCACCCGCGCCGAGCGCATCGCGCGGCTGACCCTGGAGGGTCGCTTCGACGTGGAGCAGAAGTCCGTGCTGGGCACCGTGAAGGTCCGCTCGATCAAGGCCACCGTGAGCAAGAAGCCGAAGAAGGAAGCGGTTGCCGGAGCCGAGGGTGATGCCGCCGCTGCCGCCCCAGGAGCCAAGCCCGCCGCCGGCGCCAAGCCTGCTGCCGGAGCCAAGGCCGCCGCCCCCGCCGCCGGAGCCAAGCCCGCCGCGGGCGCCAAGGCCGCGGCCCCCGCCGGCAAGAAGTGA
- the acpS gene encoding holo-ACP synthase — translation MQVVGVGIDLVEVARIARMIEEHGERFLDRVFTAAEQQYAASGPKRRVERLAARFAAKEAALKALSIGLREGITWTDIECTHRADGSPMLTVRGRAAELAAQRGIDAWQVSLTHIEQMAAATVVAGRTVREG, via the coding sequence ATGCAGGTTGTCGGCGTCGGCATCGACCTGGTCGAGGTCGCCCGCATCGCGCGGATGATCGAGGAGCATGGCGAGCGCTTCCTCGACCGCGTCTTCACCGCCGCCGAGCAGCAGTACGCCGCCTCGGGTCCCAAGCGCCGCGTGGAGCGCCTCGCCGCGCGCTTCGCCGCCAAGGAGGCGGCGCTCAAGGCGCTCTCCATCGGGCTGCGCGAGGGGATCACCTGGACCGACATCGAGTGCACGCACCGCGCCGACGGCTCGCCGATGCTCACGGTGCGCGGCCGCGCCGCGGAGCTCGCCGCCCAGCGCGGCATCGACGCGTGGCAGGTCTCGCTCACCCACATCGAGCAAATGGCGGCGGCTACGGTGGTGGCGGGACGAACGGTTCGGGAAGGGTAG